From the Streptococcus sanguinis genome, the window AGAGCTTTTTCAGAACTTGATTGACCGTTTCCCGAGTCGTGGCTCCTAGCTTAGCCAGCTCTTTCATACTGATAGGAAAGGGCAGGCTGTCTCCATCCTTGCACAGATCCATGCAGAGCAGAGACAAGGACTGAACCACACGCTCACTGGCACTGGCCGCCACGACATTGCGCAATCTCAATTCCTGAAATTCCAAGATTTGCGATAGCCGCTTGGTAATGAACAACAGTTGATCCACACTCTTCTTTGAATAGTCTTCAAACAAATCAATAGGAATGGAGAAATATTCGACATTGGTGACAGCGCTGGCAGTGTAATGATAGCGTTCATCAAAAAACATACCTCCATAGGGGAAAACACTGTTTTTCTTGACATAATCCATATAAGAAAATGTGTCTGTTGAATCATACTGCTCAATCCGCACATAGCCTTGAGACAAGAGGAAAAGACGCTCACGCCGGTCTCCTGCAAAAAAGATAATTTGCCCTTTTGGAATCTTGCGATACTGAATCTCCACTGCTAATTTATCGAAAAGCTCCACTGGCAGATTGACAAAGGCAGGGTGCTGCCGGATAAATTGATAATGCTCCTTGGTAATCATGATAACCCTTTTATTTGATACTTGATACCATTATAGCATAAATCCGCTTACAAATAGAAAATGCTGACTATAAAAGTAAGAAATCCTAACAAAACAAAGAGGTGTGCCCATTTTCTATTCATGGAATTTCTGTCAGCTTGTACTTTTTTGGGCAAGTAATTGCCTACAATTATGAAAACCAAAGCAACTAGCATAGTTGCTATTTTACGCACATCAAAACTCTCATTTAAGCCCCGATAAATGGTAGCTAGATACAGCGAAACAAAGGTAAAAGGAAATATCCAGCGAATAAGGTGTTTAAAAGTGGGATTTAAGATATCTTTAGCAACAGTAGACCAATAAATCATAACTTCTAGCAGCATCATGACAATTGGAAAAGCCGAAACTACTAAAAACTTAGGTAAAAAGGAGTCGCCTTTTCCAGACAAGTCAAGGTGAATAGCTAGGTTTTCTGGTAATTTTTGATAGATCCAGATGGCATATAAAACTGGCAGGAGCATGAGTCCAAGCGCCCATCCTAATTCTTGTAAACTATTTTTTTTCATTTTCGTTTCCTCCTCCAAGAGATTGAAACCAGACAAGAATTTCTTCAAAAACAGTGACATCTAAGCTGTAATATATAAAATTCTTCTGCTTTTCTTCTATGAGTAGACCGGCTTTCTTTAGCTGAGAGAGGTGGTAGGATACCGTCGCAGGAGTCAGCTCAAAAGCTTGAGCAATTTCCCCTGCAGACTTCGGACCATGCTTGAGCATTTCCAGGATTCCCCTCCGAACTGGGTCAGCTAAGGCTTTAAGCGTTTGACTGATCCCCATGATTGAACCTTTCTTTCAGGTAAACTTTCAAAATTTTCTTGGTCAGAAAGACTAGTGCCACTACTTCTACTAAAAGAAGAGCCTCAACAGCCAGTGGCGGAAGAAAGCCTACCTGAGCCAGAGCAGGCGCTAAGTCAATCAGGGCGTGAAGTCCCAGAGCGGCTAAAAAATACACTGGCGCCTTCTCCTTAACCGCCTTCCAAACCCAGAAGGTCAGAAGGATTTGAATGAGAATAGCCAAGATCCGTTCAAAAGCCAAAAGATAGATGCTGCCAGCGCTCATGGAACGGACATTGTCAATAATTGCTTGGGGAATTTGAGCCAGCGTCTGGGCATTCCCCTGACTTACTACTTGAGCTATAACCCAAAAGTTTAAGAGACTGACAATACCAACAAACAAAGCCTCAATACCACCATGACCCAAGCCATAGGCCACACCATCCCTAAAGGTCAGTGGACGCTTCTTTTGCAGCCAGTAGAAGATGACCCAGCGGGCTGTTTCTTCAAAAATAGCTGCCGCAGCAATACCATAAAGGACATATAGCCAAGGATTTTCCGTCCGCAAAGCGATAGTCCCATCAGCTTGAGGCTGTAAAACGATACGGTGCAAAATATTTTCCAGAACCTGACTAGAAAGATAAAAGCCGACTCCCCCTAAAAGAAAGACTAATAAAGAAATGTGCTTGGTCTTTTTAAAATAAACCAAAGGAACAAGGACTGCCCCTAAAATCAGCAGCATAGCAATCAAGATATGAATGGAAATCATCGTTTTTCTCCTGAACTGTTTTGATTTTTTTCTAAATAGATTATACATCTTTCCTTTCTTTCTGTCAAATCTATTTTGGTTTTTTTCTAAATAGCTATCAAAAAATCTAGCCTGTCTAGACTAGATTGCTCTTAGTTCATATTAACCCGATGCCATTCGTTGATGACGTAGGCTAACTGACCAACTTGCTCAATTCCGACACCGCTGATCTCATCACTGGCCTCGGTGCTACCACCTAAATAAGCCGTATAGAGAGCTATAATATAGGGCTTCTCTTCCATAACTAATGCATCCACATTGAGCGCCTCACGAACATATCCAGGCTTTTGATAGATGGTAATGTCACGCAGATAGCGCTTATAGTATTCACCTGGGAAGGATTCGCCTATATAATAAAGGATATCCT encodes:
- a CDS encoding Crp/Fnr family transcriptional regulator; this translates as MITKEHYQFIRQHPAFVNLPVELFDKLAVEIQYRKIPKGQIIFFAGDRRERLFLLSQGYVRIEQYDSTDTFSYMDYVKKNSVFPYGGMFFDERYHYTASAVTNVEYFSIPIDLFEDYSKKSVDQLLFITKRLSQILEFQELRLRNVVAASASERVVQSLSLLCMDLCKDGDSLPFPISMKELAKLGATTRETVNQVLKKLLDEGRIEYQHKKLTFKEKEYFMKYLARS
- a CDS encoding DUF1648 domain-containing protein, with amino-acid sequence MKKNSLQELGWALGLMLLPVLYAIWIYQKLPENLAIHLDLSGKGDSFLPKFLVVSAFPIVMMLLEVMIYWSTVAKDILNPTFKHLIRWIFPFTFVSLYLATIYRGLNESFDVRKIATMLVALVFIIVGNYLPKKVQADRNSMNRKWAHLFVLLGFLTFIVSIFYL
- a CDS encoding autorepressor SdpR family transcription factor, which gives rise to MGISQTLKALADPVRRGILEMLKHGPKSAGEIAQAFELTPATVSYHLSQLKKAGLLIEEKQKNFIYYSLDVTVFEEILVWFQSLGGGNENEKK
- a CDS encoding YhfC family intramembrane metalloprotease is translated as MISIHILIAMLLILGAVLVPLVYFKKTKHISLLVFLLGGVGFYLSSQVLENILHRIVLQPQADGTIALRTENPWLYVLYGIAAAAIFEETARWVIFYWLQKKRPLTFRDGVAYGLGHGGIEALFVGIVSLLNFWVIAQVVSQGNAQTLAQIPQAIIDNVRSMSAGSIYLLAFERILAILIQILLTFWVWKAVKEKAPVYFLAALGLHALIDLAPALAQVGFLPPLAVEALLLVEVVALVFLTKKILKVYLKERFNHGDQSNA